The following are encoded in a window of Panthera leo isolate Ple1 chromosome B2, P.leo_Ple1_pat1.1, whole genome shotgun sequence genomic DNA:
- the TMEM14C gene encoding transmembrane protein 14C — protein sequence MQKDSGPLVPLHWIGFGYAALVASGGIIGYAKAGSVPSLAAGLLFGSLAGLGAYQLSQDPRNIWVFLATSGTLAGIMGMRFYHSGKFLPAGLIAGASLLMVAKLGISVLNRPHQ from the exons ATGCAGAAGGACTCTGGCCCGCT AGTGCCTTTACACTGGATTGGCTTTGGCTATGCAGCACTGGTCGCTTCTGGTGGGATCATTGGCTATGCGAAAGCAG GTAGCGTCCCGTCACTGGCTGCTGGCCTTCTTTTCGGAAGTTTAGCAGGCCTGGGTGCCTATCAGCTGTCTCAGGATCCGAGGAACATTTGGGTTTTCCTAG CTACATCTGGAACCTTAGCTGGCATTATGGGGATGAGATTCTACCACTCTGGGAAATTTCTGCCTGCGGGCTTAATCGCGGGTGCCAG TTTGCTGATGGTCGCCAAACTTGGAATTAGTGTGTTGAATAGACCCCATCAGTAG